ACCGACTCATCTCCTTCTAGAGAAGAGACCTATAGGAGTACCTATTATCTTATTGGGCGAGCGCTGTTTTCCTTCTTGGCCGAAACCTACAAGGGGGCTGGTCCATTTTTTACTCTTCATCTCCTTCTAGGTCTCCTTTTGCTTATATTACTATAGAAATACTACAAAAATAAAACCAGTGCCGAGGCTTGAGAATGGCCGTAGATTTTCCGTGTTGCCATTTTATCTTTTTTatgtctaccgtatatactcgagtataagccgaggcccctaattttaccacaaaaaactgggaaaacttattgactcgagtataagccgagggggggaaatgcagcagctactggaaaatttcacaaattaaaatggtctgtgttttgggtgcagtagatgctgggggaggggagggggtgttttggttgtctgtctgccccttccctgagcctgaggactgttttttccccccacttggaatccagcctggctgaatataggggatctgcggtgctcctattaaccccttcccgatggaacaggagcactgcagatcccctatattcagtagatcgggcactgtcagacacagggatacctaatgtgtatgtgtttcacagtcattttctacttttatatgtattctagggaaaggagcgatttacaacttttattgtttatttttttaaaagcttctttttccccactattttatgggagattctatacactactattgcagctggtcatagaacccccccaccttgcaaaaaaacaaaaactgtgctgaaaaattcggcttatactcgagtatatacggtgtttTTGATAAATAAATAGTATTTTGGCAGCCCTTGTTTTAAGGTCCTTTTTTTTACTTCATTTTGTTATATACTAAGATAATGTGGTGGTgtctttaaagggtttgtaccAAAACAAGAAACTCTCCAGAAACAGCGCCTCATATGGCCATTGGTTGTGTTgcagatgaaaaataaaaataatgtctgAGTTAAAACCCTTATGAAGTGACCCTCCACTACCCTCATTTTCTCCTAATTTCAGACCTTACACAATGAAATGCAGGAGCAGCTCTCAGTAAGATTGTATGTAGCGCACCAGCCAATATAATGCCAGtacattatagaaaaaaataaaaattaaaaattcagtaAAGTCCAtgtaaaaagtcataaaaaaacaatatctATGAAACAATCTACAAAGAATCCCATGGACACATTTGCGttaaataaactttattaaatataaaTCCCAAAACATAACACCGAGGGATTGAGGAGAACAGTGAAGGGGAGTATAGACCTCTACCAGCCAATGGTATTctgatggaaaacccctttaatggggagGGTCTAGATGGTAAATCCCAATCACAGACTAATTCACTCTAATTTCTAGACTTTAGGTCTATTTTGTCCATGTGTAGTTTACTATTGTCCCATATCAGTCTCGCAAGATGTTTTGTGACGTTCTTAAGGTGGCCAACACTTTGGGTAGAAGAAGGTGGATGGTCGAATAGCAGATGTCATCGAACACATTTTGGTCCATGTTACCCAATACAGTCATTCAGACTTGCCATTCCGTACATGCTCAATGACACAAGATGAAGGATGTGCAATTTTTTGGGGGAAAATTCTGAGAAGGAATCCTTCATAGATGAGAGATCTTCTGGTAAAAACTTAAGATCTAATTCATTTCAATTCCAGTCATGGACCTCAGATGATCAATGAGCGATTATTATGGTTGAAATTGTCCATTTTCATCAATTTTTCACACTTAGGGCATCCCTGGAAAAAAATTTTTCTTCTGAACACTGAATGTTTTTTACCAGAAGACCAATAAATGTCCTAAGTATGCCAATAATGCTGCATGGCGTTATATGGTCATCGAAGTCATGTGGTCATCTTCTCAACTAGAATGTCTTGGCCCCCATGAAGGTTTCTAAGGCAGCgttggacaaaggaacatccctGAATTGTTTGTCTAATGTTGATGGGCTCTGTGCAGTGTTGCTCGAGTATCTTCCTATGATAAGATATTGCAATGTGCTTTGTAAGTAGTTACGAGGCCGTAATGCTACTCATGggatcacttcaaacagctgactggTGGAGATGTTTGGGGTTGGGCCCCTTCTGATCTGAGGATCGTGTCATCTATCTtaacaataggtcatcaatattttacccCCAGGAAACTACTTTATAGCCTCATCTTTCTGAACCTCTACAAGGGTGACATGATGGGGTGGGTGGTGAACTATTGGCGAGACTAATGGAAAGaccattttcttatatttttgcagaatacatcttcttaatgtgtttGCTGAACACTTCATCTCTAATCCCATAGATAAGAGGGCTGAGGAGCCGCGGCAAACACATGAATATCAGAAAGTAAAAATCAACCACAATGAGGACACTTTCTCCATTGTAGGACTCTGTGAACGTGAACGTCAACGACAGGAGACACAGAAGCAATTGAATGGCATGGAGCATTAGGGTCTTACCGGCCTTCGAGGCTGCAGAAGTCTTAGAGTTAGTCTTCCGAGCTATGAGCATCACTTTGATGTAGGTGAAGAGAATGATGAAAGCCACTAGAATTAGACTACCGATGAAGGACAATGACATTAAAATGGACTGCAGAGGTTGCGCTACGAGGGACGCCTGTGTGCAGGCTAGGCGCTGGGAGAAAAATGTCTTTTCGGCTGAGACCATCAAGACAGTAAAATCGACAACGTTAGGAAACAGCCCAACAAACCACATGGCTGCAATGACAAAATAAGTTCTTTGAGTCGTACAAAACATGGCATACCTCAATGGGAAGCAAATGGCTATGTAACGCTCCAACGCCATGGCCGCCAGGTTATAGGGAGTCACCTTGAAGGTAATATTTGCTATAGTGACCATGACGTAGCAGATGGGCATCGGAACGTATCTAACATAGGTATAGAACACGGAGAGGACAAGTCCCATGATAAGATACAAGGTATCATTGATGAGCATGTGAGCAAAGAGGATATATCGCGTGTTCTCCTGGACATGAGGAGTGGTGAAGAAGACAATCAGCAGGACAACGATGAAGTAGATGAAGAAGGAGAAGAATAAGAAAGCTAGGATAAAAAATACGATTAACAGAATCTCATAGGCCTTAGTTTCTAGGAAGGTCAACTGGGTCGCATTTGGATTATCACTCGTTATATTCATTACTGTGGAGATCGGAGAGACGATAAGAAATTGGACTTTCTGCACTGGAAGAAAATAGATAGAAGTAAAGACATAAGTCAAAAACATTCCAAAACAATTCTACTCATCTAGTAACTTAGACATCACCGAGGTCCAGGCAACTTCTTCTCTAAATCTGTCCCACCATGAATATATTACAATACTCTCAAGACCAAGTCACTACTTTGGCGCAACATTACTGAATACACaaccccccacatctccccgacCACTGGACAAAGTATAATCTGGATCTGCCTTGTATATATAAGCCTTGTATAAATCCTGAATCCAGaatgtgtacatgaggagtaacactacACTGGGTCAGTATATGATGACTGTGGGCCCATAGCCGGTGGGGTAAGATGAGCTGCAATGATGTCTCCCATACAGTGcatacagtaagtagaggagaatctccaTCATTGCACTCTATCCGCTCAGAAGTAGCAACAGAAATCTGCTCACAATgcacaaaaacatgaaaaattttCAGAATACGGCACCAAAAAATGgacattttgcaaagtttttcatttttttaagaaAGGTATTAAAATAGGAAAAATATTCTATAAATTTGGTATGACATCATCGTACTGACCTACAGgatagaggacagaagaggaatccctcaaaaaatacaaataaaaataaaacatttcttaTTGGAACATAAAAACAGAGACAAAAGGCTGAATCTAAAGATGAAGAGGAGTAACCACGAGAGGATCCGTGTATCCGTCTATCTCACTGATGATATAAGATACAAAGCTGGAGATTGATCCGAGGATAGAACCTGTGAATGTACGAGCCACCGAGCAGCCAATGACTACAATGACGTAACATAGTCCAGTCCAAGTCACTGATTTGAACACACcagtatataaaatacatataggGGACATGTGAGGCCGCGGCTTCTCCCATACTGCTCATCTAGACACATATAGAGAGGGGGGCTCATGAAATCCCTATGCTCAGGAGATAATATGGGTAATCCACTAGATATACATCAGCCTAAGGAGACTACAAGTGAGTGTGGATGTGGCGTCGCCCTCCTTATATCTCCCAGTCTTAGTGCCGGAGCCCTCTATTACTGACAGGCTCCTATAGACACAATACAaatagatggaggcagtgctcaGACACAGGGCGGCTGGAGGCTCCGGATCTCCCAGTTATATCTACCCCAGCAAATGTAACACCCTGGTGTCAGAGCAAACTGCAAATAGAATTATATTCAGCAGCAGAGATATGTGAAGCCCCAGCTCTCAGCCAGTGCAGCGTCATCCGGTAACATGAGCTCCGGTCCGTGGCTAAGTCTCCGCACAGACAACACCTAAGTCCCTGAGAGCTGCATTGAGCCGCATGTCCTTGCTATTTTCCCTTCACTGGTCCCATAACTGGTGGAATCTCCATCATTACCCTCCTCCCACTCAGAAGGAGCAACAAAAATCTGCCGAAAATGCAAAAATATGAAACATTTCCAGCATTTtcagcattgactagggttgagcgatcgggatcgactggaaaatgattggaaatcggattttaaaatcgatcctgaaatctcaagatcggcaatTGTGCGTCACAATATGGTCCGTCTGGCGTAGAGCGATGGCTAAACTCCCCCCATTGTCTTTATCAGAGGATACAGGGTTAGGATGATCGTTCCATCCAAATGGCATAGATTAGTGAGCTGTGTCCACGACAAATCCCTGCCCCTTACAGATGACatagtcggctctgctacatctggggaTGACTCTCATGGCGGTCACTTACCACACACA
This sequence is a window from Leptodactylus fuscus isolate aLepFus1 chromosome 2, aLepFus1.hap2, whole genome shotgun sequence. Protein-coding genes within it:
- the LOC142194153 gene encoding odorant receptor 131-2-like, which produces MNITSDNPNATQLTFLETKAYEILLIVFFILAFLFFSFFIYFIVVLLIVFFTTPHVQENTRYILFAHMLINDTLYLIMGLVLSVFYTYVRYVPMPICYVMVTIANITFKVTPYNLAAMALERYIAICFPLRYAMFCTTQRTYFVIAAMWFVGLFPNVVDFTVLMVSAEKTFFSQRLACTQASLVAQPLQSILMSLSFIGSLILVAFIILFTYIKVMLIARKTNSKTSAASKAGKTLMLHAIQLLLCLLSLTFTFTESYNGESVLIVVDFYFLIFMCLPRLLSPLIYGIRDEVFSKHIKKMYSAKI